A window of Micromonospora sp. WMMC415 genomic DNA:
CTGGCACGAGAGCCGGCCTCGTCCTGGTGTCGGCGGTCGGCCGACTGGAGGTGGTTCGGCCCTGCGTCAGCGCGTACCAGGCCCGCATTTCGTAGGCCCAGCCCGAGATGGCAGCGCCGGCTTCCTCGCCCAGCCCTCGGATGAGCGTGGGACTGGTGGAGGATGACGCGATGAGTGCCGAGTCGGTTGAGGCGCTGGCCAGAACAGAACGCCTCGTGCTGCGGAAGGTCCGGGCGCACGACCTACCGGTGCTTGGGCGGATGTGGCAGGACCCGGTGATGCGGCGCTACCTCGGCGGCCCGGTGTCTGACGAGGTGGCGGCCGAACGGCGTGCGGGTGACCCCACGGGCGGGCTGATGGTGACGAGGAGTTCTGGAGAGATCGTCGGCTGGTGCCACCTCGGCCGGTACCGGACGGGGGACTTGGAACTGTCGTACATCTTCCTGCCGGAGTGGTGGGGACGTGGTTACGCCCGGGAGGGGTGCACGGCGGCCATCGGTCTTGCCTTCGACCGGTTCCCGGACGCCTCCCGGCTGGTCGCCGTCACGCAGGAGGCGAATCGTCGATCGGTCTGCCTCCTGGAAGCCCTCGGCATGGTCCGGGTCGACACCTTCGAGGAGTTCGGCGCGCGCCAGGTGATGTACGCGATCGACCGCCAGCGGGCAGCGTCGGGGGCGGGGGCAGATCGTCGGCACCTGGACGCGGAAGCGTCGCGCGACGGCGAGAAGTAGCAGCTCAGCGCGGCTGTCCAGACCAAGATCGCAGACGCCCTTCAAATCCGTCGCGAAAGCTATCCGCTCTCGTCGGCATCCGTGCGCCGTTGTGACTTCGGGAGACTCTGCCCCCTTGTCAATCGAACCTAGACTCAATGCATGAAGCGTCTGCGTCTCCGGGTGGTGGCGCAGCTTGTCGGGTTCCTGCTCTGGCTTGCGTCAGGTGCCGGATTGTGGTTGGGCTGGCCCGATGAGATCACGTCGCTACTGCTCGCCGCAGGGCTGCTTGTGTTTAATGGTCCGAATGTCATCGCAACTCGGCGAGAAAGAGAATTCAAGCCACCGAAGACTGCGGAAGGGGTTCTGAGGTGGTATCCGAAGTGGTGGGCCTGACCGCCTTCCCGCGGATCTTCTTGGGGTATGTGTCCACCGCGATGCACGAGGATGCGACCGGAGTAGACGTACCTGATTCGGGCGTCCCTGAAGGCTGTGGGCAGCTTGGCTCTGCGGCTGGTGACGACCGCCGCCGAGCACGCCCGCGCTCTCCACGAGAAGTCGGTGAGCTGGTCCCCGCCGGCCCCGGGCGCAAAATCGCGTTTTGGTCCGCCGGTTGCCCGGCCGCTGGGAAACTGGGCCGTGTCAGCCCCGCCGGCGCCCGGGCGCCGGTCGAACCGATCCGGCAGGTGGAGAGCATGTCCAACGACGAGATCCGTCCCTTCCGGCTCGACACGCCGGAGGAAGCAATCGCCGACCTGCGTCGCCGGGTCGCGGCCACGCGCTGGCCTTCCCGAGAGCTGGTGAACGATCGCTCCCAGGGTGTGCAGCTGGCGACGGTCCAGGAACTGGCCCGCTACTGGACGACCGATCACGACTGGCGCGCCTTCGAGTCGAAGCTCAACTCCCTGCCGCAGTTCACGACCGACATCGACGGCGTCGAGATCCACTTCATCCACGTGCGGTCGCAGCACGAGAACGCCCTGCCGCTGATCATGACGCACGGCTGGCCGGGCTCGGTCGTCGAACTGCTCGGGACCGTCGGCCCGCTCACCGACCCGACCGCGTACGGCGGGCGGGCCGAGGACGCCTTCCACCTGGTGCTGCCGTCCCTGCCCGGCTACGGCTTCTCCGGGCAGCCGACCGAGCTCGGCTGGGAGAACGGCCGCATCGCGGGCGCGTGGGCGGAGCTGATGAAGCGCCTCGGCTACCCGCGCTACGTCGCCCAGGGGGGCGACGTGGGCGCCGCTGTCACGGACGCGATGGGCCGCCAGGCGCCCGAGGGGCTGCTCGGCATCCACGTCAACCTGCTCGCCGGGGCGCTCGGATTCAAGGACCAACTGCCGGCTGAGTCCGAGCAGGAACGCGTGGCGCTCGAGGCGCTCAACACGTTCACGACGGACGGCTTCGGCTACTTCCTGGAGCAGCAGACGCGGCCGCAGACGATCGGCTACTCCCTGCTGGATTCACCCGTGGGGTTGGCGGCGTGGATGCTCGACCACGACACGGACAGCTACTACAAGATGGCCCGCGCGTTCGTCGACGGGCAGCCGACGGGCGGCCTCACCCGGGACACCATCGTCGACAACATCACCCTGTACTGGCTGACCGGCACCGGCGCCTCGGCCGCCCGGTGGTACTGGGAGTTCGGACGCTTCCTGGCCGCGGCCCAGGCGTCCGGCCAGGCTCCTCCGCCGGTCTCGGTTCCGGTCGGCTTCACGACGTTCCCTGGCGAGATCTGGGCTGCCCCGCGCAGCTGGGTCGAGACGGCCTACCCCGGCGTCGCCTACTTCAACGAGGTCGACAGGGGCGGCCATTTCCCCGCCTGGGAGGAGCCCGACCTGTTCGCGAACGAGGTGCGGGCCGCGTTCCGGCCGCTGCGGTGATCCTGAGCCCGCTCCCGTTCGCGCAGGTCGCCTCGCCGCACGCCCGCCTACCAGCGGCGGTTCATCAAGAGTGAGGCGGTTGGCACGCACCATCGGACGGGTCCGTCACAGCGTCATGGGGCTTGTTGGGGATTTGCGCGAGCGACCGACCCGTCGCCCGCCCCGGCTGACCCGCCCGGACGGCTCGGCCCAGGCGGTTCCGTCCGATCCGCCCTGTCGAAGCTCCGCTCCCGGGCGATGCGTCTGTATAGTGACCGATGTCGTTGAACTGGTCGGGTCGACCACGAGGGCGGCATCCCCCGTGGCTGGTCGCCCTGCGCCCATGCAATTTGCACCAGAAGTCGTATTCGGCGGACAGTGAAGCGGCGCGCACGGTGCGACACCGCTGAGCAGGCTTCCGGTGGAGACGGTCCGAGCCGAACGGTGCGAGCTCGCAAACGGTCGGCCCAGGCGGGCTATCTGCGCTTTCCTGCGTCCGTGCCATGTGGCACGATCGTGGGCACCTTCACCATCCCTGGCACCTTTTCCTGACAGGAGCAAACATGTCTGGTCGAAATTTGGGCCGGCTGCTTGGCTCGCTTCTCGTACTGGCCGCGCTCGTGGGCGGCAGCTTCGTCGGTGACCTCTGGGGCCTGGGGGACGCGCAGACGATGGACATCATCTGGAACATGCCGGCGCCGCGCTGACCCGTCCGTCCCGTGAGGTGAACCAGCAGCGTCGGCGAGGGGGCGTGGCATGGCGGGTCGAGGCCGTACCGGTCCCCGCCCGACGGAGTACGCCTGGTTGATCACCGGGCCGATGGCGCTACTCGCCGTCGTCTGCTCGACGGTCGTCGGTCTCGTCGCGCCGGAGCCCTTCGCGGGCCTGCCACTGGCGGCGGTGCTGCTCGTCACCATGGTGGCCGGCGGGATCCCGGTGCTGAACTTCACCGTCCGGCGGCAGTCCATCGGCGTGACGCTCACCGAGATACCGCTCGTGCTCGCGTTCTACCTCGTCGGGCCGCTGGCGGTGGTGACGATCTACACGCTCGCGGCGGTCATCACGCACATCCGGCACCGGTTCGGCCCCACCAAGTTCTGGTTCAACGTGGCCCGCGCCGCCGCCGGTGCGTCCCTCGCCGTCCTCGTCCTGCAGGCGCTCCCGCCGGTGCGGGGAGTCGGCCCCGGCACCTGGCTGACCCTCTTCGCGGCGGCCAGCATGGTCATCCTGGTGAGCATCACCTCCGTGGCCGGCGTGCACACGCTCCTGCAGGGCTGGCAGGCCGGCCGGGAGGCCCTCCGGAAGTCCCCGCCGGCGCTCCTCGCCGTAGCCATCAACATCGCCAGCGGCCTGGTCGTCCTCATCCTGGTCGCCACCACCTGGTGGTCGTTGCTGCTGCTCGCCGGGCTCATCCTCGCGCTGGCCCTGGTCTACCGCGCGTACGCGCAGTTCTTCCGGCAGCACCGCACGCTCTCCGACATGTACGACCTCAGCCGCGCGGTGGGTGAGAGCGGCCAGGACGGGACCCTGCCGGACGCGCTGCTCGGCCGCGTCCGGGCGCTGATGCAGGCGGAGTACGCCACCCTCTGGCTGCCCGCTCAGGGGCGGCATCCGGAGGTGCTGCTCACGGCCCGGAACGACGACCAGAGCCTGCTCGATCTCGCCCGGACTCCCGCCGCGCTCCGGGAACGGGCCCGCGCGGAGGGCCGTACCGTCGCCATCGGCCGCAGCCTGACCACGGACCTGGACCTGCGCGGCGTCGTGGCGGCGCACCGGGTGAAGGACGTGATCGTGCTTCCGCTCCGGTCCGGCCAGGCGGTGATCGGGACCCTGGAGGTGGCCAACCGGCTGGGCGACAGCAACAACTTCGCCCGCACGGACATCACGTTGTTCGAGACGGTCGCCGCCCACGCGGCGGTGGCGCTGGAGAATTCGCGTCTGGTCGACCGGCTGCGCCACGACGCGCACCACGACACCCTTACCCGGCTGCCCAACCGGCGGCGGATCACCGCGGCGCTCGACGAGGCGGTCAAGATCCGGGCTCCGGGCGAGGTCGTGGCGCTGCTGCTGTTCGACGTCGAGCGGTTGCGGCAGGTCAACGAGTCGCTGGGGCACGCGGCCGGGGACAAGGTCCTCGTCGAGGTCGCCGACCGGCTGCGCGCGTGCGCGCCGTCGTCCGCGCTGGTGGGCCGCGCGGGCGGTGACGAGTTCCTGGTGACGCTCCGGCTGGAGAGCGCCGACGCCGCACTGGAGATGGCGGCGCGGATGCGCGACCAGATCCGGGACCAGATGATGTTCGACGCGCTCACCCTCGACGTCGACACCGCGGTGGGCGTCGCCGTCCACCCGGATCACGGCAGCGACGCGGCCATCCTGCTGCAACGGGTCGACCTGGCGGCCACGGCGGCCAAGTCCGTGCCGGGCAGCGTCCAGTTGTTCAACGCGGCCCTGGAGTCCCGGTCGCTGCGCCGCCTCGGCCTCGCCGGCGACCTGCGGCGGGCGCTGGACGACGGGGAGCTCGAGGTCTACTTCCAGCCGAAGGTCACCCTGCGGGACCGCCGGCTGGTCGGCGTCGAGTGCCTGGCCCGGTGGGATGATCCGGCGCACGGGACGGTCTCGCCGGAGGACTTCGTGGCGGTCGCGGAGCACACCGGCCAGCTGGGCCGGCTCACCGAGTTCGTGCTCCGGGAGGGCCTGCGGCGCAGTCGGGACTGGGCGCACGGGGGCCACCCGCTCTCCGTCGCGGTCAACCTCTCTCCGCGTACGCTGACCGACCCGCACTTCCCGGCCCGGGTGGGCGAGCTGCTCGACGAGTACGGCGTGCCGCCGCAGCGGCTCACGCTGGAGATCCGGGAGTCCGGGGTGCTGGACGGCACGGACCGCCCGATACCGACCCTGCGCCGCCTGCGGGACCTGGGCGTACGTCTCTCGGTGGACGACTTCGGCACCGGTGACTCATCGCTGGCGCACCTGCGGCGGCTCCCGGTGCACGAGGTGAAGGTCGACCGCTCGTTCGTGCAGGGCATGGCCACCGACCCGGGCGACCTGGCGATCGTGAACGCCGTGGTCACGCTCTCCCAGCAGTTCGGGCTGGCCGTGGTGGCCGAGGGCGTGGAGAGCGAACTGACCCTGGAGCTCCTCCAGGACATCGGCTGCGAGATCGGCCAGGGTTTCCTGTTCAGCCGTCCGCTGCCGTACGAGCGCCTGGAGGCCTGGTTCGGCGCCCAGGTCGACCCCGAGGCGGTTCCCGCGGGGGAGCTGCCGCGCCTCCGGGTTGTGCCCTGAGCTGCGCACACGTGCCACCGGGGGATCCGATTTCACCTCGGCCAGCCGGCCGTGTACTCTTACCTCTGCGCGGCCACCGAGTGATCGCGCAGGCCCCCTTAGCTCAGTCGGCAGAGCGTCTCCATGGTAAGGAGAAGGTCTACGGTTCGATTCCGTAAGGGGGCTCAGAGGGTCCGGCTGGACCCGCCACGGCGGTGTAGCTCAGATGGCAGAGCAAGCGGCTCATAATCGCTGTGTCGCCGGTTCAAGTCCGGCCACCGCTACTCTCGTCCACCGGGCCGCTCCGGCGGTCGGTGGGATGGGCGCCACAGGCGCCCACTTTGCATGTGCGCGTAGTCAGCGCGTAGGCTGATGCGCCGTAGTTGTCACCATTAGCGAGGAAGGCACTCCGCCGTGGCGAAGGCGACCGATGTCCGGCCGAAGATCACTTTGGCGTGTGTGGAGTGCAAGGAGCGCAACTACATCACGCGCAAGAACCGTCGTAACGACCCGGACCGCATCGAGCTGAAGAAGTTCTGCCCGCGCGACGGCCGGCACACAGTCCACCGCGAGACCCGCTGACCTGCGGCCGGCCCCGCCGGCCCGGTCCCGAGCACGTCCGATCGCCGATCCGCCGGCCCCGGCGTGGCCCTGAGCCACCGCTAGCCGTGCGGATCGGCGATTGTGTTTCCCGTGTAGGTTCGCGACATGTCCCTGGACCCGTCCTTCGTCGGCCGGACGTACCCGCCGACCGCCCCCTACCAGGTGGGCCGAGAAAAGATCCGCGAGTTCGCGACGGCCATCGGTGCCAGCGACCCGGCCCACCACGACCCGGAGGCCGCCCGTGCGCTCGGCCACCCGGACGTGGTCGCGCCGCCGACCTTTCCGGTGGTGCTCACCATGGCCGCCAGCCGGCAGATCGTCGAGGACCCGGCCCTGGGCGTCGACTACAGCCGCGTCGTGCACGGCGACCAGCGGTTCGCGTACACCCGCCCGGTGGTCGCGGGCGACGAGCTGATCTGCGCCAACACCATCGAGGACGTCAGCAACCGCGGTGGGCACGGTTTCCTGACCACCCGGACCGAGGTCACCACGTCGGCCGGCGAGCCGGTGGTCACCGTCTGGTCGAAGATCGTCGTACGCGGGGAGGGCTGAGATGGATCTGCCGGCCAAGACGTTCCGGGTGACGCGCGCGGACCTGGTCCGCTACGCGGGCGCCTCGGGCGACTTCAACCCCATCCACTGGAGCGACCGGATCGCCACCAA
This region includes:
- a CDS encoding epoxide hydrolase family protein, producing the protein MSNDEIRPFRLDTPEEAIADLRRRVAATRWPSRELVNDRSQGVQLATVQELARYWTTDHDWRAFESKLNSLPQFTTDIDGVEIHFIHVRSQHENALPLIMTHGWPGSVVELLGTVGPLTDPTAYGGRAEDAFHLVLPSLPGYGFSGQPTELGWENGRIAGAWAELMKRLGYPRYVAQGGDVGAAVTDAMGRQAPEGLLGIHVNLLAGALGFKDQLPAESEQERVALEALNTFTTDGFGYFLEQQTRPQTIGYSLLDSPVGLAAWMLDHDTDSYYKMARAFVDGQPTGGLTRDTIVDNITLYWLTGTGASAARWYWEFGRFLAAAQASGQAPPPVSVPVGFTTFPGEIWAAPRSWVETAYPGVAYFNEVDRGGHFPAWEEPDLFANEVRAAFRPLR
- a CDS encoding GNAT family N-acetyltransferase, yielding MSAESVEALARTERLVLRKVRAHDLPVLGRMWQDPVMRRYLGGPVSDEVAAERRAGDPTGGLMVTRSSGEIVGWCHLGRYRTGDLELSYIFLPEWWGRGYAREGCTAAIGLAFDRFPDASRLVAVTQEANRRSVCLLEALGMVRVDTFEEFGARQVMYAIDRQRAASGAGADRRHLDAEASRDGEK
- the rpmG gene encoding 50S ribosomal protein L33, encoding MAKATDVRPKITLACVECKERNYITRKNRRNDPDRIELKKFCPRDGRHTVHRETR
- a CDS encoding MaoC family dehydratase N-terminal domain-containing protein is translated as MSLDPSFVGRTYPPTAPYQVGREKIREFATAIGASDPAHHDPEAARALGHPDVVAPPTFPVVLTMAASRQIVEDPALGVDYSRVVHGDQRFAYTRPVVAGDELICANTIEDVSNRGGHGFLTTRTEVTTSAGEPVVTVWSKIVVRGEG
- a CDS encoding bifunctional diguanylate cyclase/phosphodiesterase, with amino-acid sequence MAGRGRTGPRPTEYAWLITGPMALLAVVCSTVVGLVAPEPFAGLPLAAVLLVTMVAGGIPVLNFTVRRQSIGVTLTEIPLVLAFYLVGPLAVVTIYTLAAVITHIRHRFGPTKFWFNVARAAAGASLAVLVLQALPPVRGVGPGTWLTLFAAASMVILVSITSVAGVHTLLQGWQAGREALRKSPPALLAVAINIASGLVVLILVATTWWSLLLLAGLILALALVYRAYAQFFRQHRTLSDMYDLSRAVGESGQDGTLPDALLGRVRALMQAEYATLWLPAQGRHPEVLLTARNDDQSLLDLARTPAALRERARAEGRTVAIGRSLTTDLDLRGVVAAHRVKDVIVLPLRSGQAVIGTLEVANRLGDSNNFARTDITLFETVAAHAAVALENSRLVDRLRHDAHHDTLTRLPNRRRITAALDEAVKIRAPGEVVALLLFDVERLRQVNESLGHAAGDKVLVEVADRLRACAPSSALVGRAGGDEFLVTLRLESADAALEMAARMRDQIRDQMMFDALTLDVDTAVGVAVHPDHGSDAAILLQRVDLAATAAKSVPGSVQLFNAALESRSLRRLGLAGDLRRALDDGELEVYFQPKVTLRDRRLVGVECLARWDDPAHGTVSPEDFVAVAEHTGQLGRLTEFVLREGLRRSRDWAHGGHPLSVAVNLSPRTLTDPHFPARVGELLDEYGVPPQRLTLEIRESGVLDGTDRPIPTLRRLRDLGVRLSVDDFGTGDSSLAHLRRLPVHEVKVDRSFVQGMATDPGDLAIVNAVVTLSQQFGLAVVAEGVESELTLELLQDIGCEIGQGFLFSRPLPYERLEAWFGAQVDPEAVPAGELPRLRVVP